In Zea mays cultivar B73 chromosome 7, Zm-B73-REFERENCE-NAM-5.0, whole genome shotgun sequence, the following proteins share a genomic window:
- the LOC103633402 gene encoding LRR receptor-like serine/threonine-protein kinase RPK2, which translates to MAARTLLLVLLLLLLGDATSASVSGQREALMKFKAAVTADPGGLLRGWSPASGDHCRWPGVSCGASGEVVALNVTSSPGRALAGALSPAVAALRELRVLALPSHALSGPLPPAIWTLRRLRVLDLSGNRLQGGIPAVLVCVSLQTLDLAYNQLNGSVPAALGALPVLRRLSLACNRFGGAIPDELGGAGCRNLQFLDVSGNMLVGGIPRSLGNCTELQALLLSSNNLDDIIPPEIGRLKNLRALDVSRNSLSGPVPAELGGCIQLSVLVLSNPYAPTAGSDSSDYGELDDFNYFQGGIPDTIATLPKLRMLWAPRATLEGELPGNWSSCQSLEMINLGENLFSGGIPKGLVECENLKFLNLSMNKFTGSVDSSLPVPCMDVFDVSGNQLSGSLPVFMSKKNCLSSQAPRDDLVSEYSSFFTYQALAGFMSSPSPLDAHLTSYHSFSRNNFTGPVTSLPLATEKLGMQGSYAFLADGNHLGGQLQPSLFDKCNSSRGLVVEISNNLISGAIPTDIGSLCSSLLVLGVAGNQLSGMIPSSIGELSYLISLDLSRNRLGGVIPTSVKNLLHLQRLSLAQNLLNGTIPPDINQLHALKVLDLSSNLLMGMIPDALADLRNLTALLLDNNKLTGKIPSGFANSASLTTFNVSFNNLSGPVPTNGNTVRCDSVIGNPLLQSCHVYTLAVPSAAQQGRGLNSNDSNDTTPSNSQNEGANNSFNAIEIASITSATAIVSILLALIALFIYTRKCAPRMSARSSGRREVTLFQDIGVPITYETVVRATGSFNASNCIGSGGFGATYKAEIAPGVLVAIKRLSVGRFQGAQQFDAEIKTLGRLRHPNLVTLVGYHLGESEMFLIYNYLSGGNLERFIQERSKRPVDWKMLHKIALDVAKALAYLHDTCVPRILHRDVKPSNILLDTNYTAYLSDFGLARLLGNSETHATTGVAGTFGYVAPEYAMTCRVSDKADVYSYGVVLMELISDKKALDPSFSPYGNGFNIVAWACMLLRQGRAREFFIDGLWDVGPHDDLVETLHLAVICTADSLSIRPTMKQVVQRLKQLQPPIREHR; encoded by the coding sequence ATGGCCGCTCGAACCTTGCTGCTCGTGCTGCTCTTGCTTCTGCTCGGTGACGCCACCTCGGCTTCCGTCAGCGGCCAGCGCGAAGCGTTGATGAAGTTCAAAGCGGCCGTGACGGCCGACCCGGGCGGCCTGCTGCGCGGCTGGTCCCCGGCGTCCGGGGACCACTGCCGCTGGCCGGGCGTGTCGTGCGGCGCTTCCGGGGAGGTGGTCGCGCTCAACGTCACCTCCTCGCCCGGGCGCGCGCTCGCGGGCGCGCTGTCTCCGGCCGTCGCGGCGCTGCGGGAGCTCCGCGTGCTCGCTCTCCCGTCCCACGCGCTCTCGGGCCCGCTCCCGCCCGCGATCTGGACGCTGCGCCGCCTCCGCGTCCTCGACCTCTCCGGCAATCGCCTCCAGGGCGGGATCCCCGCAGTGCTCGTTTGCGTCTCCCTCCAGACGCTGGACCTTGCCTACAACCAGCTCAACGGCTCCGTGCCCGCGGCCCTCGGTGCGCTCCCTGTGCTACGGCGGCTGTCACTTGCCTGCAACCGCTTCGGTGGCGCCATCCCTGACGAGCTCGGTGGCGCCGGTTGCCGCAACCTGCAGTTCCTCGATGTCTCTGGGAACATGCTCGTCGGTGGCATACCCCGGAGCCTGGGGAATTGTACTGAGCTGCAGGCGCTGTTATTGTCCTCGAACAATCTGGATGACATCATCCCGCCGGAGATTGGTCGGCTCAAGAACCTGCGTGCATTAGATGTGTCCAGGAACAGTTTGAGTGGGCCTGTGCCAGCGGAGCTTGGTGGTTGCATTCAGCTGTCAGTGCTTGTTCTGTCCAATCCTTATGCACCCACTGCTGGTTCTGATTCTTCTGATTATGGTGAGCTCGATGACTTCAACTACTTCCAAGGAGGGATTCCGGATACTATCGCTACACTGCCAAAGCTGAGGATGTTGTGGGCGCCAAGAGCCACATTGGAGGGAGAGTTGCCGGGTAATTGGAGTTCTTGCCAGAGCTTGGAGATGATAAATTTGGGGGAGAATCTGTTCTCTGGTGGGATTCCTAAGGGGCTGGTGGAATGTGAGAATTTGAAGTTCCTGAATTTGAGCATGAACAAGTTTACAGGTTCAGTTGATTCTTCGCTGCCAGTACCTTGCATGGACGTGTTTGATGTCAGTGGAAATCAGCTGTCTGGCTCGTTGCCAGTATTTATGTCAAAAAAGAATTGTCTTTCATCCCAGGCCCCACGGGATGACTTGGTGTCGGAGTATTCTTCCTTCTTCACATATCAAGCGCTTGCTGGCTTTATGTCATCCCCATCACCCTTGGATGCACATTTGACAAGCTATCATAGTTTTTCCAGGAACAATTTTACTGGTCCAGTTACATCCTTACCTCTTGCTACTGAAAAGTTGGGGATGCAGGGGTCCTATGCATTCTTGGCTGATGGGAATCATCTTGGTGGTCAGCTTCAACCTAGTCTATTTGACAAGTGCAACAGCTCAAGGGGCCTCGTCGTGGAAATCAGTAACAACTTGATAAGTGGAGCTATTCCCACAGACATTGGCTCGCTTTGCAGTTCTCTTCTTGTTCTTGGTGTTGCTGGTAATCAGCTTTCAGGTATGATACCATCAAGTATCGGGGAGTTAAGTTACCTTATCAGCTTGGATTTGAGTAGGAATCGCCTTGGTGGTGTAATTCCTACTTCTGTGAAGAACTTGCTGCATTTACAGCGCCTCTCTTTGGCTCAGAACCTTCTGAATGGCACAATTCCACCTGATATTAATCAGTTGCATGCTCTCAAGGTTTTGGACCTGTCATCAAACCTCCTCATGGGGATGATCCCTGATGCCCTTGCTGACTTGAGAAATCTCACTGCTCTCCTCCTTGATAACAATAAACTTACTGGGAAGATTCCTTCAGGATTTGCTAACTCGGCATCCCTTACCACGTTTAATGTGTCATTCAACAATTTGTCTGGTCCAGTGCCAACGAATGGTAATACGGTTAGATGTGACAGTGTTATTGGGAATCCTTTGCTGCAATCTTGTCATGTGTACACTCTGGCTGTGCCATCAGCTGCTCAGCAGGGTCGAGGTTTGAATTCGAATGACAGCAATGATACAACACCTTCAAACTCACAAAACGAAGGAGCGAACAATTCATTTAATGCAATTGAAATTGCTTCAATAACTTCTGCAACAGCCATCGTTTCCATCCTCCTTGCACTGATTGCACTCTTCATATACACAAGGAAGTGCGCGCCCCGGATGTCAGCTCGGTCTTCTGGAAGGAGAGAAGTTACACTCTTCCAAGATATTGGTGTCCCAATCACTTATGAGACTGTTGTTCGAGCCACTGGAAGTTTCAATGCAAGCAATTGCATCGGAAGTGGAGGCTTTGGAGCCACTTACAAGGCTGAAATTGCACCTGGAGTGTTGGTAGCTATTAAGAGACTCTCTGTCGGGAGATTTCAGGGAGCCCAACAGTTTGACGCTGAGATAAAAACTCTAGGGAGATTAAGACATCCAAATCTTGTTACCTTGGTAGGTTACCATCTAGGCGAGTCTGAAATGTTTCTCATATATAACTACTTGTCTGGAGGAAACCTTGAGAGGTTTATACAGGAGAGATCGAAGAGACCGGTAGACTGGAAAATGCTGCACAAGATTGCATTGGACGTTGCCAAAGCACTTGCTTATCTGCATGATACCTGTGTTCCTCGCATCCTTCACCGGGACGTGAAGCCGAGCAATATTTTGTTGGACACCAACTATACTGCTTACCTCTCGGACTTTGGACTGGCGAGACTCTTGGGAAATTCAGAAACACATGCAACCACTGGTGTAGCTGGAACATTTGGATATGTTGCTCCAGAATATGCTATGACTTGTCGTGTTTCAGATAAAGCTGATGTGTATAGCTATGGTGTTGTCCTGATGGAGCTAATCTCAGACAAGAAGGCTTTGGACCCGTCCTTTTCCCCATATGGTAATGGGTTCAACATAGTTGCTTGGGCTTGCATGCTGCTTCGTCAAGGCCGTGCTCGGGAATTCTTTATTGATGGTCTGTGGGATGTTGGCCCGCATGATGACTTGGTAGAAACATTGCATTTAGCAGTGATATGCACTGCTGATTCACTCTCTATACGGCCAACTATGAAGCAGGTCGTTCAGAGATTAAAGCAGCTACAGCCTCCAATTCGTGAACATCGATAG